ACCAAGCAATAGTATCCCAAACTTTTTTCTTTGATAGAAAAAAATACGATTAAGTTAAAGAAAAATATACTAATTAAAATTCCGAAAAAGAATCCATTGTCAAAATAAGACTTATCTGTTGAAATAACACTAAAGGTTTTTTCTTGATTAACTATTTTTATGGATTTAAAGACATCATACCCTTTTTTTTCATTAGATTTTACATATAGGGTTAAAGTTTCATTGGGGCTAATGATAAAATTATCAAATACAAACCCAGTGCGATCTTGGTCATAAAGTGAAGAATGTTTTAGTATTTGATTATGTTTAACATAATAAAGATCCAATTTGGCGTTGTACCAAAAGAAGATAATGCTTTTTTCAAGTTGTTGAACATTATTATTGGACATAGGTATTTTTATCCAAAAATTTCTGTTATCTAAATTTCGCATATCAGAGTATTGTAGATTTACTTTCGAAAAACTAGGATTATTAATAGCTTCATCAATAGATATATCTTTTTTAAGGAGATACGTTGATGGATTTTCTAAATTAATATAAGGCAAAGCACAAGCAGGAGAAAGTATTAATAAATAAACAATCAAAAAAGAGCGTAGTAGTTTCATTTATAGAGTTTCAATTTATAACCAAGTCTTGCTACATTAATAATAGTCTCTGGAGGCAAATGTTTTCGGATATCTCGTACTAACGAACGAATAGCGGCACTACTCATACCTTCTTCCCAGATATTATTTTCAAACTCTTGATAACTAACAATTTCATTAACACGTTTTAGTAAATATTCTAAAAAAGTGATTTCACTTCTTCTCAAAATTACATCTTTCTCATTGACAAAAAGAGCACGTTTAATAGTGTCATAATAAACTATATCAGAAAAATAAATTTTTTCATTTTTATTGTTTTTAAGATTAGCAACACATTTTTTAAGAGCATTTTTGAGATCAATCGCGGTGACAGGTTTTAGGATATAAGCTGCTAGATTAAGTTCAACGGCTTTTAAAAAATACTCAGTGTCTGTATAAGCAGTAGCAATGACAAGAGGTATTTTTTGGTTAAATTCACGAATTTGTTCACACACTTCAAGTCCATTAAAGTAGGGCATTTCGATGTCAAAAATAGCAATATCAATAGTATTGTTTTGAAAGATTTGAAGAGCTTCTTTCCCATCTTTGGCTAAATATACTTTTTTGCAAAAAAGAGAAAGTATTTCTCCTATGTTTTCACGAGTTTGTTCTTCATCATCTGCATAGAGTATTGTATAAGAAGCGAGCATGTTAAATCCCTGAAATTTTATGAATAATGTACGTATTATAAAAAAAGAAATATAGAACTTGTAGATAAAAAATATTTTCCTTCTATTTTAGTTATACAACGGTTGCATAAGTTTTAAATACAATTTTCATAATAAGTCAGATGTTAAATGGTTGTACTTGGGATCATTTAATTAAAGGTTACAAGAAGGTTTAAAATCATTATCATGATTGTATGGTAGATGATTTTTTAAGGAGTAAATATGGAAAAGAAAAAACCTGAACTTTCACGTAGAGATTTTGGAAAGATAGTTGCTGGCGTTGGTGTTGCGGTTACTATTGCACCATTTGGGGGCACAGATGCTCATGCAAAAGAAAAAGCATCGCAAGAGATTCGTCATCAATTCGCGATGCCAGATGGGGTATCTCCTATCAAAATCAATGAAAAGTATGAAAGATTTAATGAGGGGCATGTGGCATTTTATCATCCCTCTTCAGTGATGATTCCAAACTTCAAAGGAGAAACTAAGTTTTGGGTGTTTTCTATGATGGACCAAAAGCAAAATTTGATTAATACAGCACAACATGCACCTGGCGTTAAAGCTCCAAGTGTTGCTGAGGCAAGATCTGCTAGAGCATGGGAATCAGCTGCGTGGACACTGAATGAAATGCTAGGATATGGAAAGCCAAATAGAAAGATGCATTTATGGGATAATTTTAAAGCAGCAAAGGATTGGCCACATATCTATAACAAAGCACCAGATGAAAAAGATCCTGCCATATTAACAAATCAGATTAAATACGTTACAAGATTAGCAGGGGCTGACTTAGTGGGTATTGCAAGATTGAACCGAAATTGGATCTTTAAAGAGGCTTTTACTACAGTATCAGATAAGCCTGAGGATGATAATAACTTTATCACAAAGCCAATTAACTTTAAAGATATTGAAAAACCAACGGAAACAGAAGATGAATACATTATTCCAAATAGCTTTGCCAATGTTATCGTTTCTGCTTTTGCGATGAACCGTGATATGATGCAGTGTTTGGCTACTTCTATGGCACATGCAGCTGCGGCACTTTGTTACTCTCGTATGGTGGCGCATGATATGTGGATTTGTCAGTTTATTCGTAACCAAGGCTACTATGCAATACCAAGCTGTAATGGTGTTGGACAATCAGTTGCCTTTGCTGTTGAAGCAGGTTTAGGACAAGCTAGTCGTATGGGAACTATCATCACCCCTGAGTATGGACCAATGGTTCGTCTTTCTAAGATCTTTACCAATATGCCTCTTATTCCCGATAAACCAATTGATTTTGGTGTTACAGAGTTTTGTGAAACATGTAAAAAATGTGCAAGAGACTGTCCTTCCAAGGCAATCTCAGAAGGGCCACAATCCTATGAAGCACGAGATATTCATAATGCAAATGGCCGCTACCAATGGCACAATGACCATAAAAAATGTTTACAGTATTGGGTTGAATCGGGCGGAGACTGTGGCATATGTGTAGCTGTTTGCCCCTTTACAAAAGGCAATATTTGGATTCATGATGGCGTTGAATGGTTGATTGATAAAACAAGATTCCTTGATCCTGTAATGCTAGGTATGGATGATGCACTGGGTTATGGTAAAACACGAAATGTAGAAGAAGTATGGAAAGGTAAAATCAATACCTATGGTTTAGATACATCTCACTTTAAAGATACGGAGACAACAGGAAAGGATAGGGTAAAAAAATCATGAAATTATTAAATATTTTAAATTATAAAGCAATTGGTTTGAGTTTACTTTATTTGGCATTGATTTTGGTTACTTTCCAAATTTCAATGGGAAGTTATGGAGAAGATGAGCCACAAGCTGGTAGTATATTAATGGTTGCTGGATTGATTTTTTCGATCATCGGTGTTTTTCTTGCAATGAAGTTTAAGCCAAACTATATTTTATGGGATAAACTTGAGCGTTAATCTTTGAATTGATTATTAAATAAAAGGTACAAAGTCTACCATTTTTTGGAAGTAATGTACCTTTTTTGTTTTGTATTTCTGTTAAAGCGATATTTTTGGGAGTAATGGCGATAGTACTATTTTAAAAAACAAGAGACTATGGAAGTTTTAAGATAAACTCGGCTCCTCTTTTATTGTTTGCAACTTGAATACTCCCTTTTATATTATTTTCCATAATGATTTTTGCTGTGTAGAGTCCAAGTCCTGTTCCATTCTTTTCAAGTTTTGTTGAAAAATAAGGCTCAAAAATTCGATGAATAATTTTGCTATCAATTCCCCCTGCATTATCGCTAATGGATATCTCATTTTTACTTGTTTTAAAATAAATCTTTCGATCTTCTTCAGGATTATCTTTGAGTGCATCTTTTGCATTCGTTAAGATGGTGATAATGACTTGTATAAGTTCATTTTTATATGTATTGATTTCAAACATTGCATCGCACTGTGTGTAAATTTGAATATGATTGCTTTCAAAGGATGTGCGCATAAAAGAGAGTGAATCATCAATGATTTCTTTACATGAAAAAGTAGATTTTTGCTTTTTCTGAGAAAAAAAGTTCATGAAATCTTCTATGGTATTGGTCATATGACGAATCTGCAAATGCATCTCATTGAGTTTGTCTTGTAAGGTTTTTGGTGAGAGTTTATCAAGCTGGCTGTGCATGTCTATATTGACAACGATAGAGGAAAGATGACTCAGTGGTTGCCTCCATTGATGGGCAATATTGGCAATCATTTCTCCCATCGCACTAAAGCGTGAGCGTACAAGTATCTCTTTTTCAAATTGCCTTTTTTCTTCTAAGATCGAGAGTAGCTTTATATAGGTTACAATGCTTAGGCATAAAGAGCATAGTGTGCTGGTGACTTGAAGGTAATTGTTCATATTTTGTACACCATCAAAATTGAATATTCTAATAAAGGACTCCATAAATAGAGGGTAGATTAATAAAATCATCGCGATAGAATAAAGGGAAGCTTGCAGTTTGTCTTGTTTTAACATAATGAGACCAATTAAAATAAAACCTGGTAATAATATACCTGGATAAAAAATAATCAAAGATCCATTTGAAAAGATGAACTGTATAATTACCATTAGTATACAAGAGAGCATGTAAAAATTTAAAATGCTATTAATCGTGGCATGCTTATATTTGAGATCAAAAAACTCTTTGGTGAAAAGGGTAAGTGTCATCAAAATACTAAAAGGATTAGCCACTTTCATAATGTTATAGAGTATTGACTTTTCAAGGTATGGACTCAGTGCTGAGTAAAAGCTCCAGTGTAAGTTTGAGGTAATGAAGATAATGGACATTACAAACAAGACATAATAAAAGTAGCTTTTTAAGGATGTCATAAAGTACATAAATAAACTTGCAAAAAGAATGGTAAGTAAAATACCAAATAAAAGACCATGTTTATAAACGCTCTCATAGTTACTAATTTCTGATATAAGTTGTTCAGTATTGATGATATAAGCAGCAGAAAAATCATCCACTAATGGGTGATCATTGACTTTGATATAGATGGTACTTTCTTCATTAGGTCCTATAATGAAAGAGTAGTAAGAAATACCATTGTTTATGCCATCACTTACAGACTTAGTTTCGATGATTTTATTGTCTTTGCTATAGTAAACTTGGAGGTTGATATTCTTCCAGTAAAAAAGAAGTGTTTTATCTAGCTCTTTATTGAGTGTGTTTTTGAGAGGTATTTTTAACCAATAGTTCTTTGTAAATTGCTTTCTTAAAAAAACGGAAAGGTTATTGTTTTTGATGAAATCGCTATGCTTGAGAGCATCTTCTATAAAGATATTTTCATTTAAAAGATACGTATTTCGATGTAATAAGAGTTTCTCTTCATTTAAAGTAATTACGCCACTAAATAAAGAGAGTGTCAAAAGAAAAAAAAGAAAGAAGAACTTCATTTTTGAAGAACCAGCTTGTATCCAACTTTTGGAATATTTTGAATGCTCTCTTTGGTTAGGTGCTTTCTTAGATCTTTGACAAGGGTTCGAATAGCTGGACCACTCATCCCTTCTTCCCAAATATTATACTCAAATTCACTATAGTTGATAACTCTATTAGGATTTTTCAACATATATTCAAGAAATTGCATTTCAATATTCGTTAATCTGACTTCACTATTATTGATATACAGTGTTCGTTCACCTACATTATAATATGCGCTCTGATTGATGTGAATTTCGCTATTTTTAGAATAACTTAATTGCTCTTCACATTTTTTAAGTGCTTTTTTCAAATCAGAAGTTTCTATTGGTTTTAAAATATAAGAGGTTAGATTTAATTCAACTGCTTTTAAAAAATATGCCGTGTCTGTATAAGCTGTAGCCATGACAATCGGGATATTTTTATTGCTTTTTCTGATTTTTTCGGCCACTTCTAAGCCATTAAGATAGGGCATCTCAATATCGAGTACCATGATATCTGGAGACTCATTTTGATACAATTCATATGCCTTTTCCCCATCTTGTGCTAGAAGTACATCATCAAAAAGAAGAGAAAGAATTTCTCCAATATTTTTACGAATTCCTGCATCATCTTCTGCATAAAGTACTTTATAGTTTTTAAACATGTGTGAACCTATCCTATAGTTTATAACTATGATTCTATCAGATATTTTGTTAAAAATTAACTTAAAAGAGTAAAAATTATCTATTTAATAGTTACCCTATATTTCACCTATAAGTTACCTATAAATATTCATAAAATTCAAGGTTCTCTCTTTATTGCACACAAAGTTACTACAAGTTTTATGTACTATGGAGTTTTAGTGTTGAATGTTGATTGTATTAATACAAAAATAAAGGAACGACATGTTTAGACAAGTAGTATCGTTGACGTTATTGGTTTCATTGCTGGCAGTTGGGAGCTCTGGTATTTTGATGATTATACTGAATAGTTTTGAGTTTCAGTTTCAGATGCATCCTGTTCATAAGATTTTTGGAGTCTTGATGGTTTTATCCGGTAGTCTACACCTGTATCTTAACTTCGGTTCAGTAAAAAAATACTTGAATATAAAAAAGATGGCACTTTTTACAGGAGTATTGAGCATAATAATGGTTTTACTTTATGGTGTAGGTATTAATAAACCATTAAACATAGAAAAAATAAAGCAGATGGAAAATATTGCAAAAACATTAGAAGAGTAAACAAAATTTCCTCAGAACTGGGTTAAAACTTCTCTGAATATCTACACATAATGAAGGACTTTATGATAAAAGTCCTTCTTCTATCTTATTTGATTTTATGACTACAAAGAGATAAAACTTTATGTTGTATTAAAAAAAAAGGTAAAATTTTTTATTCATCTATTTTCTCCGCACAACTTATCTATTTTTTTTTCTTATCATTACATAGCAATAAAAATAAGTAATGATAAGAGAGTCTTAGTGCTAGGACAATCTTTAAGAGAGAAAAAGATGAATTTTAATCGAAGAAAATTTTTAATTTACAGCGCAGAAGCAGGAGCGATGTTCGGTCTTGTTGGAGCTGTTCCGTTAATGTCAGGAGAACATCACTACTTACGACCTCCAGGCGCCATTAAAGACGATACTTTTTATAAAGCATGTATTAAATGTGGTGCTTGTGTTTCAGCATGCCCCACTAAAGCGGTGACACTTATTGATCTTTGTTGGGATGTTAAAAATATCGGCACACCTATAATTGATATCAAAAATGGTGGCTGTATTGCTTGGGGAAAAGAGTGTCTTTTATGTGTTAAAGCTTGTCCAACAGATGTTTTGAGTGTAGTTAAAGATTTAAAAGAAGAAAAGCTTGGTCTTGCCATTATAAAAGAAGAAGAGTGTGTGAATTGTATGGTTTGTTTTTTACATTGCCCCATTGAGGGAGTAGTACTCTTTCCAAATCCAGAAGTTCCTGATAAACCTTATACTAAAGAACGTGATATACCTACAAAAATAAAACTCAAAGATTCCCCGTTAAAGCCTTATATTGTTAAAGATAAATGCATTGGGTGTGGATTGTGTGCTCATTATTGTCCTCCACGGTGCATTGATATGATTCCTATAGCAGACGTAAAAAAGGTAGCAAAAAATGAATCAAATTAATAAAGTTATTAATGTAAAAAAATTACAAATCATTAGAAAAAGTGTACATAACTTTTCTATGCTAAGCATTATACTAGGTGCATTTGGCATCATAACTGTTGCCGGAACATGTTATGTAAGTATTGGTTATTTTAGGCTTATTTGTCCAGTTGGTTTTATAGAGCTCTCTCTAGCAACACACACTATTAATACAAAACTTATCGTACCTTTTTTAACAATTTCAGTTCTTCTTTTTTTAGCGGGAAGATCGTTTTGTTCTTGGGGTTGTCCTACGTCTTATATGGGCGGAATTATACGTAAAATGACATCTAATGAGACCTATAAAAAATACACTAAAGTAAAAAATAAAGTGCAAAAGTATGTACCGCAACCTGGTATGGATGATATCTTTGTCATGATGATAGGTACATTAATAGGAATATTTGTATTTCAGTATCCACTACCTTGCACAATTTGTCCATTAGGAATCATTTCACGGGCTCTTATTGAAACAGTCAATCATTCTACAATTACGCATTTTCACATTGCACTACGTTATGACACTTTATTGTTAATAATTCCTATCGTATCTATGTTTTTATTTGTAAGAGGTTGGTCACAAGTTTGCCCTGTCGGTTCATTGAAAGGGCTTATGTCAACGTATAACAAGACAATCGTTCCTTCAACAACAGAAGCATGTGTCAACTGTAAGTTATGTGAACAAGTATGTCCTGTTAATATTGGACATCGTAGAGGGCTTCCTGATATGAGTATTTGTATCAAATGTATGCTATGTGCAGAATATTGTCCGCAACATGCCATAGACATTGTTGCTTTATACGAGCATAAAAAAACAAAATTTAAAGAAGTAAAAGATGTGAATGTACTGAATACATCCATTGAAACAATGAATAAAACAGCTTAATTAACTTTACAAAAGGGATTATAAAATGGGCGTAACCAATGGTTACAAGAAAAAGTATATAAGTTTGGCGGCTATTCTCACTTGTGCCGTTAGAACAATATTTTTTTCTGAAGAGGTTAAAGTGAATAATATTGAAACTATATCGGTTCTTTCCTTTTTGAGAAGAGATGATTATGTGTGTTATTGAAGATACTTTTAATATCACAAGCGCTCTATCTCACGTTGCATTAATACAATGTCTTAAATTGTTTAACTAAAGAGGTTATCTCTTTGATTAAACTCAAGAAAAAAGGATAAAGAATGAATACCGCATTAATAGCTTTTTTTGCGTATATCGTCGATAAATTTGTTGGTGAATTTACAGTTATAACGCATCCAGTCATTTTTATTGGGCGTTATATAAGTTGGTTTGAAAAAAAATTTTATAAAAATACTTTTCAACGAGGCTTAGTGCTTGCTGTGAGTACATTAGGACTTACATACGTAGCTATTTGGCTGTTAGAAACTCTTTTATCTTCTCTTCCACATGGTATTTCAATATTTATTTCAATCGTGATTGCTTCGATGTTTTTGGCGCATCATATGCTCTATCATTCTGTTTTGGACGTCATCAATTCTTCTGTTCCAAAAGAAAAAATAAAGTATTTAGTCAGTCGTGACACTGAAGATATGGATGACCACGAAATCTACAAGGCATGTATAGAAACGTATACTGAAAATATTAATGATGGGGTTATAGCACCTTTATTTTATCTTCTTCTTTTTGGACTAAAGGGGCTTATTATTTTTAAAGCGATTAGCACATTAGACTCCATGGTGGGTTATAAAAATGAACGTTACTCTCATTTTGGAACTGCAGGAGCAAGGTTGGATGATATTGTAGGATGGATTCCTGCTCGTATTAGTGCATTACTTATTTATTTAGCTGCTAAAGGATCGTACAGCTTTAATACGTTAAAAAAGTATGCTTCAGGGCATGAAAGTCCTAATTCAGGCTGGCCCATTGCAGCAGCTGGATTGGCATTTCATTTAAAACTTGGTGGTCCTACACGCTATTTTGGTGCAATCAAAAATAAGCCTTATCTTGGGGATGGTTCCCTTCCCTTAACACAGCAAGACGTATGTAATGTACTCACGCTGCATTCAAAGATTGACTATATTGTATTGGGAAGTATGGCAGCAATGATTACATTTCTATGGTTGATACAATGAATGCACGTAACACTCAATTTACGAAAGCGTTTCATGCGTTAAAACAGAATGCGGGAAGTCATAGTCCAAGTATGGAAGACTTGAAAAAAATGTTCCCAACATTGGAAATCAAGATCGATGCATGCTATTTGTCAAATCCTTATGCTTCTGAGCTAGTACTTGATTATATTGACCGTGAATTAATTCAAACCAATGCCTATAAAAAGGTACTGACACACTACCCATCACAGCAACGTTCTTTGCAAAAAGTTATGGCGGAGTCTTTACATGTAAAGCCTGAAAATATATTTATCGGGAATGGTGCCACTGAAATTATTCAGATGCTTCTACAACAAGAAGAGGTTCAAAAAGTTGCCTTAATGATTCCTACTTTTTCATCGTATTATGAGTTTGTGGGCAAAGGGTGTGAAGTTGTTTATTTTCCATTGAATGAACGTGATGATTATAGCTTTGATGCGGATAAATACTGCCAATTTATTGAAAATGAACAACCCGATACCGTTGTGTTGATTAATCCAAATAATCCAAATGGTGCCTATCTTTCTTTAGAAAAGATGCACATTTTATTGAAACGCTTAGCCTTTGTGCCGCGCATTATTATTGATGAAAGTTTTATTCATTTTGCCTATGAAGACGAGGCATTGACATGTCTTAGCTCAACTGTTTTATTTGATATGTATCCTAATGTCATCATTGTTAAAAGTCTCTCTAAAGATTTTGGCATAGCAGGGGTTCGCCTTGGGTATGCCTTGATGGATTCACGTAAGATTGATGCACTTTTAGAGCATGGATTTTTATGGAATATCAATGGTATTGGTGAGTATTGTCTTCGACTTTTTGTAAGGGAAGATTTTTTAAAGCGCTATGAAGAAGCTAGAAAGCAGTATATCAAAGAGATGTGCAGATTTAAAGAAGCGCTTTTAGGGATAGAAAATGTGTATGTCTATCCTTCGATGGCTAACTTTGTGATGCTCAAACTTCCGTCTAGAATAAAAGCAAGTTTTGTGATTAGTGCACTCCTTGTTGAGTATGGAATTTATGTTCGCACCATGGCAGATAAAATTGGTGTTGAGGGCGAATGTATTCGTATTGCAGGAAGAACGCGTGAAGAGAATAACTGCATCGTTATGGCGCTCAAAAGCATACTAAAGGATAGTAAGTGATTACATTTATCACCGGTGGTGGACGTAGCGGGAAAAGTCTGTTTGCAGAAGATAGGGCTAAACGCTATAAAAATAAATGCTACGTAGCAACCGCCATTGCTTTTGATGACGAAATGAAATACCGCGTTAAAAAACATTTAGAGCAGCGTGGAAGTGATTGGGTTACTATTGAACAATACGAAGGTATCGCAAAAGCTTTACATGTAAAGGCAAAAGATGCACAGGTTGTCTTGGTAGATTGTTTAACAAATTTGGTCAGCAATATGATGATTATGAACCGCGATGTGGATTGGGAAACGCTCAGTGATGAAGCAGTTTATGAAATTGAACAAGAGATATTAGAAGAAGTGAATGCATTGGTGCTGTTTGGGCATGAGTTTGCTGGTGAAATGATTATCGTGTCCAATGAAGTAGGTATGGGACTCATTCCTGAATATCCCTTAGGACGTCGCTTTAGAGATATTGCAGGACGAATGAATCAGCACGTAGCACGTGCAAGTGATGAAGCATACTTGGTAGTCGCAGGATTACCGATGAAATTAAAATAGAGACACTAATGAAACATAAAAATTTAATGGTTTACGGTACAGGTTCGGATGTTGGTAAGAGCGTTATTGTGGCAGGATTATGCCGTATTCTTAAGCAAGATGGTGTGCGAGTTTGCCCTTTTAAATCTCAAAATATGGCCTTAAATTCTTATATCACCAAAGATGGAAAAGAGATGGGACGTGCCCAAGTGGTGCAAGCAGAAGCCGCAGGGCTGGAGCCTGATGTGATGATGAATCCTATATTGCTGAAACCTTCAACAGACCGCAAGGCACAAGTCATCTTGCATGGAAAAGCTTTACGCAATATGGATGCTCGAGAGTATTTCACCAATCGTGGTGCTATGAAAATAGAGGTTATGAAGGCTTATAACAAGATACGCGAAAACTATGATGTATCTATTATCGAAGGAGCTGGAAGTCCTGCTGAGATTAATTTGAAAGTAGATGACTTGGTCAATACCGGTATGGCAGAAATGGCTGATGCGCCAGCTGTTTTGGTTGCAGACATTGATAAAGGAGGCGTTTTTGCCTCAATATATGGAACGATAAAACTTTTGGAAAAACATGAAAGTGCTCGTATCAAAGGGGTTATTATCAATAAGTTTCGTGGTGATGTAACCTTACTTGAACCAGGGCTTCGTATGATTGAAGAAAAAATCAATATTCCTGTTCTTGGCGTTATCCCTTATATACAACTGGGTATTGAAGAAGAAGATGGTTTTGGTGATAGGCATTTAGAAAAAAAAGCACGTGGGGCAATTGATATCGCCGTTATTGTACCTAAGCGCATTTCAAATTTTACCGACATGGATGCCCTTTTGAGACACAGTGATGTAACCGTGCGTTATGTTCGAAAAGTACATGAGATTGAAAATCCAGATGTTATTATCTTGCCAGGGTCAAAAAACACTATCGAGGATATGCTGGATCTTCAACAAAGAGGCATGGCCGAAGCGGTGATTAAACATGCAAAAAATGGGGTGATTATCTTTGGTATTTGTGGTGGATTTCAGATGTTAGGTCAAAAAATTCAAGATGAATTTGGAATTGAATCTTCCATTCAAGAAATAACCGGACTGGGTCTTTTAGATATCGAAACAACGATGTTAAAAGAAAAGACAACGACGCAATTTGAAGGCTTACTCAGTTGTAATACAGGTTTTCTTCAAGGAATGACTAAATGCCGTATCAAAGGATATGAAATCCATCAAGGCATCACGTATGGCAATGAAGCCAATTTATTTGAAGGTACTGAGGCATTACTCGGGGCAATACGGGACAATGTTATAGGAACCTATATCCATGGGGTGTTTGATAATTCTGACTTTACCACTGAATTTTTAAATCGTATTCGTGAGAAAAAAGGCATTACAAAAGTCGATGAAGTCTTTGACTATGACGCTTATAAACAAGGTGAGTACGACAAGTTGGCTTTATTGTTACGTGAAAATCTAGATATGAGAGCTATTTACAACATTATAGGAGTTGAATGATGCATCTATTAGAAGAGACTTTACTTGCTATAACCGGAGTAAATGAAGAAAACCAAAAAAACCAAAAAGAATATATTGCGACATTATTGAAGACGCCTGATGGGCTTGGTAAATTAGAAAAGATGAATATTCAACTGAGTGGAATAGAAAAAGAGTACCGCGTTAAGAAAAAAGCAGTCGTCGTGATGGCTGCAGATAATGGTGTTGAAGAAGAGGGCGTGAGTGCTTCTAAGCGTGTGATAACACAATATGTCGTTGAAGCGATGGTTGCGGGGGAAGCGTCTATTAGTTCACTGTGCAAATCATTGGGCAGTGAACTTTTTGTGATTGATCTTGGCATTGATTCGACACGTGTTTTCAAAGGGGCAATTACGCATAAAATTATGCCTACAGGGACATATAACATTCGAAAAGGCCCAGCAATGAGCCGTGAACAGGCCATTGAAGCTATTGAAGTTGGTATTGATATCGTTCGTGAACTCGTAGAAAAAGATTACAACCTTTTTGCTGTGGGTGAAATGGGTATTGGCAATACAACAACTAGTAGTGCCTGCTTAAAAGCCTTAACGAATCTTCCGTTAGTTGAACTTGTGGGATATGGCAGTGGTATTGATGAGCGAACATTAGGATTGAAAATAGCCGTTGTAGAGGATGCCGTTCGTATCAATAAGCCTGATGTGAATGACCCTATCGACATCATCCAAAAATTGGGTGGTCTTGATATCGCCGCCATGACGGGGGTCTATTTGGGTGCGGCTAGGTATAAAGTACCTATTGTTTTAGATGGCCTTATCTCAGGCGTTTCTGCCTTGCTTGCATACCGCATGAACGCGCATGCAAGAGATTACATGATTCCTTCTCACATCAGTGAAGAGCCTGGTG
Above is a genomic segment from Sulfurospirillum halorespirans DSM 13726 containing:
- a CDS encoding response regulator transcription factor — translated: MLASYTILYADDEEQTRENIGEILSLFCKKVYLAKDGKEALQIFQNNTIDIAIFDIEMPYFNGLEVCEQIREFNQKIPLVIATAYTDTEYFLKAVELNLAAYILKPVTAIDLKNALKKCVANLKNNKNEKIYFSDIVYYDTIKRALFVNEKDVILRRSEITFLEYLLKRVNEIVSYQEFENNIWEEGMSSAAIRSLVRDIRKHLPPETIINVARLGYKLKLYK
- a CDS encoding reductive dehalogenase; this translates as MEKKKPELSRRDFGKIVAGVGVAVTIAPFGGTDAHAKEKASQEIRHQFAMPDGVSPIKINEKYERFNEGHVAFYHPSSVMIPNFKGETKFWVFSMMDQKQNLINTAQHAPGVKAPSVAEARSARAWESAAWTLNEMLGYGKPNRKMHLWDNFKAAKDWPHIYNKAPDEKDPAILTNQIKYVTRLAGADLVGIARLNRNWIFKEAFTTVSDKPEDDNNFITKPINFKDIEKPTETEDEYIIPNSFANVIVSAFAMNRDMMQCLATSMAHAAAALCYSRMVAHDMWICQFIRNQGYYAIPSCNGVGQSVAFAVEAGLGQASRMGTIITPEYGPMVRLSKIFTNMPLIPDKPIDFGVTEFCETCKKCARDCPSKAISEGPQSYEARDIHNANGRYQWHNDHKKCLQYWVESGGDCGICVAVCPFTKGNIWIHDGVEWLIDKTRFLDPVMLGMDDALGYGKTRNVEEVWKGKINTYGLDTSHFKDTETTGKDRVKKS
- a CDS encoding 7TM diverse intracellular signaling domain-containing protein produces the protein MKFFFLFFLLTLSLFSGVITLNEEKLLLHRNTYLLNENIFIEDALKHSDFIKNNNLSVFLRKQFTKNYWLKIPLKNTLNKELDKTLLFYWKNINLQVYYSKDNKIIETKSVSDGINNGISYYSFIIGPNEESTIYIKVNDHPLVDDFSAAYIINTEQLISEISNYESVYKHGLLFGILLTILFASLFMYFMTSLKSYFYYVLFVMSIIFITSNLHWSFYSALSPYLEKSILYNIMKVANPFSILMTLTLFTKEFFDLKYKHATINSILNFYMLSCILMVIIQFIFSNGSLIIFYPGILLPGFILIGLIMLKQDKLQASLYSIAMILLIYPLFMESFIRIFNFDGVQNMNNYLQVTSTLCSLCLSIVTYIKLLSILEEKRQFEKEILVRSRFSAMGEMIANIAHQWRQPLSHLSSIVVNIDMHSQLDKLSPKTLQDKLNEMHLQIRHMTNTIEDFMNFFSQKKQKSTFSCKEIIDDSLSFMRTSFESNHIQIYTQCDAMFEINTYKNELIQVIITILTNAKDALKDNPEEDRKIYFKTSKNEISISDNAGGIDSKIIHRIFEPYFSTKLEKNGTGLGLYTAKIIMENNIKGSIQVANNKRGAEFILKLP
- a CDS encoding response regulator transcription factor encodes the protein MFKNYKVLYAEDDAGIRKNIGEILSLLFDDVLLAQDGEKAYELYQNESPDIMVLDIEMPYLNGLEVAEKIRKSNKNIPIVMATAYTDTAYFLKAVELNLTSYILKPIETSDLKKALKKCEEQLSYSKNSEIHINQSAYYNVGERTLYINNSEVRLTNIEMQFLEYMLKNPNRVINYSEFEYNIWEEGMSGPAIRTLVKDLRKHLTKESIQNIPKVGYKLVLQK
- a CDS encoding DUF4405 domain-containing protein, coding for MFRQVVSLTLLVSLLAVGSSGILMIILNSFEFQFQMHPVHKIFGVLMVLSGSLHLYLNFGSVKKYLNIKKMALFTGVLSIIMVLLYGVGINKPLNIEKIKQMENIAKTLEE
- a CDS encoding 4Fe-4S dicluster domain-containing protein, which gives rise to MLGQSLREKKMNFNRRKFLIYSAEAGAMFGLVGAVPLMSGEHHYLRPPGAIKDDTFYKACIKCGACVSACPTKAVTLIDLCWDVKNIGTPIIDIKNGGCIAWGKECLLCVKACPTDVLSVVKDLKEEKLGLAIIKEEECVNCMVCFLHCPIEGVVLFPNPEVPDKPYTKERDIPTKIKLKDSPLKPYIVKDKCIGCGLCAHYCPPRCIDMIPIADVKKVAKNESN